From the genome of Triticum aestivum cultivar Chinese Spring chromosome 3B, IWGSC CS RefSeq v2.1, whole genome shotgun sequence, one region includes:
- the LOC123067902 gene encoding expansin-B7-like, with the protein MAATSFSYAVAVALLCLLAANGCCGCPGPAPAPTPAPATPSPVPVTPPPAPATPSPGSGSGSTNDSSGGWLDARATWYGAPDGAGPLDNGGACGFKNVNLPPLNAMTSCGNEPLFKDGKGCGSCYQIRCVGKAHPACSGVPETVIITDMNYYPVARYHFDLSGTAFGAMAKDGRNDELRHAGIIDMQFKRVPCEYPGLSVTFHVEKGSNPNYLAILVEYGNGDGDVAQVDLMDDGEPTGPWVPMRHSWGSIWRLDTRRSLRGPFSLRVTNGSGRSLVADQVIPADWKPEAVYSSDVQFDG; encoded by the exons ATGGCAGCGACCTCCTTCTCCTACGCCGTCGCGGTCGCTCTACTCTGCCTGCTCGCCGCCAATGGCTGCTGCGGCTGCCCTGGACCCGCTCCTGCCCCCACACCTGCCCCCGCTACCCCCAGCCCCGTCCCCGTTACACCTCCACCTGCGCCCGCTACCCCCAGCCcaggctccggttcgggcagcacCAACGACTCCTCCGGCGGTTGGTTGGACGCCAGGGCCACCTGGTACGGCGCCCCCGATGGCGCCGGGCCATTGGACAATGGTGGCGCGTGCGGCTTCAAGAACGTGAACCTGCCGCCGCTCAACGCCATGACGTCGTGCGGCAACGAGCCGCTCTTCAAGGACGGCAAGGGATGCGGCTCCTGCTACCAG ATAAGATGCGTGGGAAAGGCTCACCCGGCGTGCTCCGGCGTCCCCGAGACGGTGATCATCACGGACATGAACTACTACCCCGTGGCCCGCTACCACTTCGACCTTAGCGGCACTGCCTTCGGCGCCATGGCCAAGGATGGCCGCAACGACGAGCTCCGCCACGCCGGTATCATCGACATGCAGTTCAAGAGGGTGCCGTGTGAGTACCCGGGGCTGTCGGTGACGTTCCACGTGGAGAAGGGGTCGAACCCGAACTACCTAGCGATCCTGGTGGAGTACGGGAATGGCGACGGCGACGTGGCGCAGGTCGACCTCATGGACGACGGCGAGCCGACCGGGCCCTGGGTTCCGATGAGGCATTCGTGGGGCTCCATCTGGCGCCTGGACACGCGCCGCTCGCTGCGGGGGCCCTTCTCGCTGCGGGTCACCAACGGGTCCGGCAGGTCGCTCGTTGCCGACCAGGTCATCCCCGCCGACTGGAAGCCCGAAGCCGTCTACAGCTCCGACGTCCAGTTTGATGGTTGA